The following proteins are encoded in a genomic region of Astatotilapia calliptera chromosome 22, fAstCal1.2, whole genome shotgun sequence:
- the gdf6b gene encoding growth/differentiation factor 6-B, whose amino-acid sequence MQSPALVHPGHSSGSDSDSGRAQRMDFYHFSFLCGALVFVWGMPCFQTLVIFPPAAPKSSKAAKIFNSQEASKYFKEFYARPSQDRYNKAAPKDLIEPHDYMLSIYKTFSTAEKLGLNASFFRSSKAANTIASFVDSGQDDLPLSPLRRQQYLFDVSTLSEKAEVLGAELRIYTKASGNFRISETEPVDIQLLSCHDQQLLDSKTLDLQGSHRPRWEVLDVWEIFKERQHLSQGKHFCLELRAVLDNPERELDLHLLGLHRHGRPQQKKAILVVFTRSMKKQTLFSERREGRALLGLEKSPKERGPGTKASRRRRTAASKTRHGKRHGRKSKSRCSKKPLHVNFRDLGWDDWIIAPLDYEAYHCEGVCDFPLRSHLEPTNHAIIQTLMNSMNPSNMPPSCCAPSKLSPISILYIDSGNNVVYKQYEDMVVESCGCR is encoded by the exons ATGCAGAGTCCAGCTCTGGTCCACCCCGGCCACAGCTCAGGCTCCGACTCAGACTCAGGACGAGCGCAGAGGATGGATTTCTAtcacttctcttttctttgcgGGGCTCTTGTGTTCGTGTGGGGCATGCCCTGTTTCCAGACTCTCGTTATTTTCCCTCCAGCTGCGCCGAAAAGCAGCAAAGCGGCGAAGATTTTTAATTCACAAGAAGCGTCTAAATATTTTAAGGAGTTTTACGCTCGACCCTCACAGGACAGATACAACAAAGCAGCACCTAAAGACTTAATTGAGCCGCATGACTACATGTTGTCTATTTACAAGACATTCTCCACGGCGGAGAAGCTGGGTCTCAATGCCAGCTTTTTCCGTTCTTCAAAAGCTGCAAACACTATTGCAAGTTTTGTGGACAGCGGACAAG ATGACCTCCCACTCTCCCCTCTGAGGAGACAACAGTATCTGTTCGATGTCTCAACCCTCTCAGAAAAAGCGGAGGTGCTGGGAGCCGAGCTCAGGATTTACACAAAAGCGTCTGGGAATTTCAGGATATCGGAAACAGAGCCTGTCGACATCCAGCTCCTCTCCTGCCACGACCAGCAGCTGCTCGACTCCAAAACACTGGACCTGCAGGGTTCCCACAGGCCGAGGTGGGAGGTGCTGGACGTGTGGGAGATATTCAAGGAGCGACAACACCTGAGCCAGGGGAAGCACTTCTGCCTGGAGCTCAGGGCCGTGCTGGACAATCCTGAGAGGGAGCTGGATCTGCATCTTCTGGGACTGCACCGACATGGGAGGCCTCAGCAGAAGAAGGCCATCTTAGTGGTCTTCACCAGGTCAATGAAGAAGCAGACACTCTTCagcgagaggagggaggggagagccTTACTGGGCCTCGAGAAAAGCCCCAAAGAGAGGGGCCCTGGCACTAAAGCCAGCAGGAGACGCAGGACTGCTGCATCCAAAACCCGCCATGGGAAGCGACATGGCAGGAAGTCAAAATCCAGGTGCAGCAAGAAACCCCTGCATGTGAACTTCAGAGATCTGGGCTGGGACGACTGGATCATCGCCCCGCTGGACTATGAGGCGTACCACTGCGAGGGGGTGTGCGACTTCCCCCTGCGCTCCCACCTGGAGCCCACCAACCACGCCATTATCCAGACTCTGATGAATTCAATGAACCCTAGCAACATGCCTCCAAGCTGCTGCGCCCCATCCAAACTCAGCCCCATCAGCATCCTCTACATCGACTCAGGAAACAATGTGGTGTACAAGCAGTACGAGGATATGGTGGTGGAGTCTTGTGGTTGCAGGTAG